CGATGAAGTGTATTTCTACAAAGATGAAGACGATTACGAAGAAAGCGAAGGCCATGCAACGTTTAAGGATTGGTTGAAGAAAGAGTTCAATTTGGATCCGGTGGAAGATCCCGATACCTTGGTACAAGAGGCCGAAGAAAAGTACAAGGAAAACTTTGACCGGTGGTTCGAACAGTATTACGCGGATTAGAAATGACTATCTACTTCGAACTAAGTTCGCATGAACTGAATGACATCAGTTATTTCTCGATGGGAAATTTCACTTTTGAAAAAGAGGGAGTTTGTTTTACAAGTAAAAACCGGAAGCCCGATCAAAGTTGTATGTTGCTGGCTTCCTTGCCGGATTTGTTCTTTCGGCTCATGAAGGTGAAAAAAGGGGAGATCCGGAAGTTTGTATTTTCACCGGTCGATTGTTCGTACCAACTGCTCTTCGAAAAGCAAAAGAATAAGCTGCTGATCAGCGAATTTTCCAGGGAAAAATTGATCTGTGGGGTCGATGAATTTGCGGAAGCTCTTCACAAAGAAGTCAGGGATCTGCTTATCCGTTATGATATTGAGATTGAATATATGGATATTGCAAGACAGGATTTTGTGGAGTGTTGGAGTGAATTTAAAACACTGTTCCCCGATCAATAACTTCAAAAGCGACCTGGTTCTACAAGTCGCCTTCACTTAAATTCTATCTGCAAAAGAAATGACCGGAGCTTGTTCCAGTTTTTCCGCTGCCATCTCCCGGAATGCCTGGATATAGGGCTGTTGGTTGTGTGTTTCCAACGCTTCTTTGCTCTCCCAGATTTCCCAGAAAACGAACTGGTTTTTATTTTCTACGCCCTGGTGCAGGTCGTAACGAAGACAAGTTGCTTCTTTGCGGCTTTCAATGACCATGTTTTGAAGCACTGCTTTTACTTCTTCGGTGAATTCCGGTTTGCTTTTAATGATTGCTGTGAGATAAACTTTCATGATTCTGAGTATTGACTGATTGGAACTTATTTGCTAAATGATTTAAATACTGAATGCGGTAATTCTCAATGCGTTCCGGAGTAGCGTTTTTTTCCAGGTCGTGGAAATGGAACCCGTCAATGCGCTGCATACCGGTAAATTGGTTCATCTTGTGAAAACCGAATAATACACCGTCGTCTACAGATCGCTGGTCGAAGAATTCTCCTTCCAGGGTAAAGGCTGTGTTGGGCGCATTCCAGGTACTGGTCACCATGTATTGCTTGCCGTGCATGAGTCCGCCTGTTCCGTAATTGATCTCAGGATTGGACCGGCTTCTTCCGTCACTGGAATAAATCCCGTTCTGATGTCCTGCCGTAAATACTTCATCGATGTATTTCTTCAGGAGGTTCGGTACGTGGAACCACCAGATCGGCGTGTGATAAATAACCACATCCGCCCATTTGAAATTTTCTGCTTCCTGCACCGGATCATACGGATCGTTGATGTCCGTGATCCGGACGTCATAATGCTGCTGCTCTAAAAAAGAAGAGGTCCAGTGAGTCAGTGTTTCGTTGAATTTACCTCCTGAATGTGCAAAGTGCTGGCCTCCGTTTAGAATGAATACTTTTTCCATTGTCTGATTTGTTTCTGCAAAGTTCAGGGCTTTTGATGTATTATGAAAATAACTTAAATTGTATATTTGTATCATAATTGTAATAGTTATGCAAATCAATTTGGAATGGTTCAGAACCTTCAAAGCCATTTATGAAACGGGAACACTGTCCGCAGCAGCCAAGGAATTATTTGTTTCACAACCCGGTGTAAGCCTGCATTTGAATTCCCTGGAAGCTTTTACAGGCTACAAATTGTTTGACCGTTCTGCAAGGAAAATGGTTCCAACGGAAAAGGGAAAGATCCTCTACAATTTTATCTTGGATCCGATTAAAAAACTGGAAACCGCCGAACAGCATTTTCACAAACGTTCCCAGTCGGAAAGAGCAACCATTAGTGTGGGCATGTGTTTTGAAACTTTTCAGTATACGCTGGAGGAACACATTCCGTCCCTGTCATTTAACCTGATCATTAAATTCGGCGAATACCCGCAAATGCAGCAGGATCTGGATAATGGCTTATTGGATCTGATCGTAACTCCGCACAAGGGAAGCCAGAAAAACCTGGTTTACGAACCTTTCTCCAAAGAGCGGATTGTACTCGTTGCCGGGAATAATACCGATACCGAGGCATTGGAACTGTTTTTGAAAAGCGGGGAAATCCGGGAAGCAGGTGACTTTTTGAAACAGCAATTGTGGTACAGCACCGCAGCCGATATGGAGCATTTAAAGAATTTCTGGCTGAAGAATTTCGGGGAACACCCGGATTTTCGTCCGAATTTCATTGTGCCGAACATCAGTTCGATCATTCGCTGCCTGAGTGATGGGAACGGATTCTCAGTGGTGCCTGATTTCCTGTGCCGCGAAGCAATCGAAGCCGGAAAACTCCATTTGATCTGGGAAGGAACGGAGCCCTGGGAAAACACACTGTATTTTGGGTCGCGGAAAAATACCATGTATCAAGCCGAATTGGATCAGTTAAAATACCTGTTTAAAGAAAAATGGGAGCGCGAGTGGGTTTAGTGCTTATCTTTATCATTCACAACAACATAAACCATGAAAGTCGCATTTAAATTAGTGGAACACGGAAGTGAAGAGTGGAAAGCTGCTGTCCGCTTGCGTGAAGACATTCTTCGAAAACCACTGGGAAGTTATTTCACCGACGAAGAACTGGAAGAAGAAAAGAACCACATTCAAATTGTAGGATTAGTAGACGGCGAAATAATTGCTACTACGGTTCTGGTTCCTGAAAATCAATGGATGAAAATGCAGCGTGTCGTTGTGAAAGAGGAATTACGCAGTTCCGGTATCGGATCTGAAATGATGGCGTTTTGCGAAAAGATATCATCCGGGAAAGGCAAGCATCGCATTTTTTGCCATGCAAGGGATACTGCCGTAAACTTTTACCTGAACAACCATTACCTGGTTGAAGGCGCATACTTTCCCGAAGATGGAATTCCGCACGTCAAAATGGTGAAGCAAATCAATAACCTTTAGGCTTTTCGATTTTCAGTTCCGTAAATACCTGGTCGAATCCCTTCGTGTCATAACGGTGTTCCTTAAAATACATGTAATCGCTTTTTAAGCCGTCTTCCCAGGTGTATCCCGGACGGATCATTTTTCCTTTGTTTGCCTTGTAAATTGCCAGGGCATTCTTAGAATCATTATGGAACAGGTAAACGTGCGCCAGGTTTAATTTGGCATTCAAATCTTCGGGGTACAGTTCAACGCTGCGTTTGAAATAAGCGATCGATTCCTCATACCTTTTGATTTCCATCAAGTGCCACCCGATACTGGTCAACAGGTATTCCGGCAGTTCCAGTTTGGCAGGATTTTCCACTTTTACGGCTTTTGGGAATTCCTTCCCGTCAACCATTCGGGTGTAACCGGTTACTTTCCCTTTTTTATCGGTTTCAAATTCTTTGACCGCCTGGAATTCCCGGTTCATGAAGCGTTTAACGGAAGTGAAATACATCTTGGCATAGCGGCCGTCTGTGTAGAAATAAGGTTCTCCACCTTTCCATTCTACAGAAGCCCATTGATCATCAAATAAATAAATCCCCTGGTATTTTTCCAGAATATTGTCCGGAACCTTCATTTCATTCTCCAATTCCTTCCGTTGAGGCTCACGGTAGAAGTTCTTCCAGTTGTAAGCTTTGGCAACACTTTTAATCACATCGTAGATTAATGTTCCGTCATCTGTATTGAGGAAGATTGCTACACCATAACCATCCTCCATACTTCCGTAGAATTGCCCGCAAAAACCGTCATTTCCTGCTCCGTGCTCAAAATATTTTGCACCATCAATGTCTAAGATGAAAGTTCCCATTCCTGTGGGACCATTGTTGTAAGGGCTCAAATGCAGATTCACCATTTCCTGGTTCAGAACTTTGGATTTGCCGCCTTTCAGGGCCAGTTGCATGTCGATGATGTAGTTACACAAGTCACTGGGAGTCATCCACAAACCTGCTGCAGCTTGTTCGGGATACAGGCGGAATTTGTTCAATACGGGAGAACCGTCCGAATAGTAACCGGAAGCGTAGTTGCTGAGATCTCCGTCCGGATTTGGGAAAGCATAGGAACTATGTGTCATGCCGATCGGTTTCAGGACGTTCTCGTACATCCATTCGTCGTAAGGTTTGCCGGTAATGTCTGTCAAAATAACCTGCGAAATAGTGGTTCCGCCTCCCGAATACTGGAATTTCAGGTTCGGTTCAAATTCACTTCTTACAGCCGGAGTAACTGCCGGTGCTAAGCCGTCCAGGACCTGGTACACAGTTGGAATATCACCCAACCGGTTGTGCCCGGGAAATCCATGGACGGTTAAACCTGCCTGGTGGCTTAAAATTTCTGCCAGTGTAATCTTTTTTCCTTTGGAAAGCGAGTCGTAGGGAAACTTCCAGGATTTCAGGTATTGATTGATATCCGTGTTCAGGTCGAGCTTGTGTTCCTGCGCCAATTTCAAAATACCCAGTGCATTCAGTGTTTTACTGATAGAACCCGGTTCGAACAGCGTTTCGGTTGTCACCGGTCTTTTTTCGGCTTCATCTGCCCAGCCATATCCTTTTGCCCATGCGATCTTGTAATCCCGGATAACAGCGATACTCATTCCTTTCACACCATAGAGTTTCATTTGCTCTTCGATCGTTCGTGGCTTCTCATTACCGATGATTACATTCCCGGTAATGTTGTTTTCCACTTCTTTGATTTTTTCAAGCGTTGCCCCGGAATAATTTTCCTGGGAGAAAAGGGGAGAACTGATCAGTAAAGCGGAAATGAATAAAGCAGCTGTTTTCATAATTCGGATTTGGTTAATGCAAGGTAAATGAATTTTAGCTGGGAAGTAACAGGAGAAGTGTAAAAGGATGTAAATTAGGATCAATGACTGTATTCCTAAAAAATAAGAACGCTGCAAAACAAAGGTTTTACAGCGTTCTTAAAAAATTGTCCGGTTGAGAATTACTGGATATCACATTCCCGGGTATAATTCCCGAAAACATCTGTTCCTGTTTCTTCCAGGTCATTACACTTTTTCTCTGCACGAACACGGGAATCTTTGAAGGAATAATTTCCATCCGTTGATGAATTCCTGTTCCCGTCACTGTCTGTCCGTACTTTGGTACATTCGCAGACATAGTCTTTTTTGCAGGATGCCAGTGTAAAACCCGACAATACTACTAATGTTAAAATTACTGCTTTCATAATCGTCATTTTTAAGGTATTTCCAGAAAAAGTGTTCCTTCAAACAGTCGGAACTAAATATGAATGATTTACAACACAAATCTGTTATATAAGTTATGAAAAAACTTACATAATTCACAGGTTATCAACGTGTTTATGAATGCCGGGTCTTCTCAATCCGTTTTTTAAATGTCACATTCTCTGGTGTATTCTCCAAGGATATCTGTTCCTGAATCTTCCAGATCGTTGCAACGGTCTTCAGCGCGTGCACGTGAATCTTTAAACGTATACGTTCCATCGGAAGAAGTAACGGTACTGCCGTCATCATCCGTACGGATCATTCTGCATTCGCACGTATAATCTTTTTTACAGGATGCAAGTGCCAGGCCTGACAATGCCACCACTGCTACAACTACTCTTTTCATGATTGTCTTTTTTAAAGTGTTCAGCACAAAGATGGACGATCATCGACGGACTTCTGTTACAAAATTTTTCAGAAAACTTGTATGAATCCCAGATGTGGGATTTATGTAAGCCTTTCAAATAATTTCGTAACAACTTCTGCTATTTCTTCGTCAACTTTACCCCAACGAAGTATAGACAGAAGGTGAAGCATCTCATGTATTAAAGGATGTGAACTGGACCGATATAAGTTGTGATTGGAGCACAAATATCAATTTGTGCGGGTGTAGTAGGTGAAAAGGTGTATCAAGCTTTTATCTGATACACCTTTTTGATTTGAACGAATCCCGGAAAGAATGTGTATCTTTCGTTTCGTTGAACCAGAAGATACAAACCACAGAAATATGGCATCGGTAACTGCTAACATTAAGAAGGAACTTTACAGAATTGAAATTGAGTCCCCAACGGGAAATGTTCTAATCTCGGACGAACCCCTGGAAAGAGGTGGGAAAGACCTGGGATTTTCTCCTACCGAATTACTGGCTTCTTCGCTTGCGGCATGTACCAGTGCAACTTTGCGCATATATGCTGACCAGAAGGGCTGGGACTTGCAGGAAGTAAAAGTGGAAATCGGTCTGGACCGGGATGAAAAGGAGAATAAAACCATCTTTACACGCAAATTACAGCTTTTTGGTAACCTGGATGAAAAGCAACGCGAACGCCTGTTCAAAGTGGCAAATGCCTGTCCCGTTCACAAAATTCTCACCAATCCCATTGAGATCAATACCGAGGTAATTCCCTGAAATGAATTTTTTTTCGAAAAATAATTGGAAAGTAGCTATTTAATTTTTTACTTTGTTTTTCAAAGTACTTTTATTTAAGTTTTAAAAAAGAACAACTATGAAAAACAAAAGATTGATGATTATTCTGTCAATAGTGGGAGTGCTGTTGTTGATTCCGTTTGTAGCCATGCAATTTACAAACGAAGTAAACTGGTCGGGATCTGACTTCCTGATCATGGGAATTTTATTGTCGGTTTCCGGACTGGTGTGCGAACTGATTCTGCGCAAAGTCAAAAAACGTGAGAATAGAATCATACTTTGCCTGGCCGTATTGGGAATGTTCCTGCTGGTGTGGATGGAACTTGCGGTGGGTATCTTTGGAACTCCGTTTGCAGGATCTTGATGAGTGCGTTAAAACAAGTGTTAATTTCGGCAAACATTCTTTATGGATTAATTCTGCTGATATTCCTGTTGGATTTTTTTGGAATAATGGAAATGAAAGGGCGGGAATTTAGTTCCTTTATCTATATTATTACGACTTTATTCATGCCGCTCATTTTAATTGGTAATTTGATAGTATTCAGAAAATATGGAATTTTTCTGACCTGGAGGTTTTGGTCTTCGTTAGTGACACTTACGATCTGTTTTTATTCGCTTGCATTCTTGGCCTATCGTTTTTCATCAACAAACTTTCAAACTCAAACCATTTATTACGTAAGCTTCCAGGATTGTTTCAGGACCATTGAATTCCAAATGGAAGACATTGGAGTATTTGGATATAACAAACGCTATGTGGAGGTAACTTATTTAACTCCGTGGTTGATGATTACCAAACAAGTTGATCCAAAGAATGACCCGGGAGAAGGATGGGTAAGAATTGATTGGGATGTGAATGAATTGGAGCTTAAATATTAGTATGTTTAGGCCTGAATAGCTTTTACCAAGATGACTGAAACAACCAAACGATTGGAAGAACTCCTGAAAACCGGGTTGGCTTACCTGGTGAATGCTTCCGAAGCGGAACTGAAATACCAGCGTGCACCGGGGAAATGGTCCAAACAAGAATTGTTGGGGCATTTGATTGATTCGGGAATGAATAACCTGCAGCGTTTTACGGAAATTCAATTCGCTGAAAAACCTTACAAAATCCGAAAATACAACCAGGATGAACTGGTGCTTGCCAACGATTATCAGCATGCAGACATCAGTGAATTAGCAGAATTCTGGCTGGCACTGAACAGGAGGATTGCAATCATCATGCAACAGCAAACGGAAGAAACACTGAGTTTCGCTATCGGATTACCCGACGGACAACTTTCAGACCTCCGTTTTTTGATGGTCGATTATGTGGATCACCTGGAATATCATGTGAAACAGATCCTGACGGAATTACCACAATCCTAAAAAGTCTTGTTTCTCACATCTGAAAGCGGTATATTAGGTAGATGAAAGTTCATACAACCAATTATACGAATACATTCATCGCTATTGCAGATGATTGCCCCATGGGAAACGGAACGGTTCCGCCCCTGAAAGGAGATGCTTTGACGATTGCCAACAGGCAGTTTGACCTGATCAGCAAAAATCCGTACAAATACACGTCGGATGAAGTATTGTTCCAGGTTTTTGCAGATAAAAATGAGTTGGCCCAAAGCGAATATGAAGCCGCCAGGGCTCAGTTTTTCTCAAAAGGACAAGCTTGTTTACGGGCTTCTCCGTTGACAAAACGCTACGGTTGGGGAATTCATTTTGATCACGAAGGGAAAATGGCGCTTTACGGTTCGGAAAGTGAGGAATACAAACGATACCTGGAAGACAAGACCTTAAATGTAGTCAAAGCGATGAAGTCTTCGCGATGAACATAAACAGAACCTTTTAATTATTTTCGAAGAAATAATCTTCACGCTTGCGCAGAACTTGTATGTTGAAAATGAACCGTATCCACTTATTGCTTTTGTTGCTTCCTTTCGGAATACTGTTTTCCTGTACCGATAACAAAACAGAACACAACCTCATGACCGGTGAACGTAAATTTATCGAAGGATTGGGAATCCTGGATCAGAAAGAGCAAATCCAGTTATTCGAGAACAATGATGGTTTCGACGATGTGACAAAATCGGGGAATTTTATCACCGACAAAAGAATTGCAGCTTATTGGATCAAAGACGGCAACCGGGAAATATACTCGGCATTTTTTACGAATGAGATCGATTCCATCGCTCAAACAGATAACCACACAGCCTTAACATACGCTTCTTACCTGACGGTTTACAAAACCGACGGAAGTTCCTTCAATGTCTACGTGGATGCGGACAGTACACGCACCTATGAGTTTTTCAATAAAGCGCTTTCCAATTGGGAAGCCCTGAGAAAAAATAAGTGATTTATTAATCCTCAATAATCATTTTGCGGTGCTCGCTTCCCCATAAAGCCAGGTTGTCGATCATGGGTTTCAGTTTCTGGCCGTAAGGAGTTAATTCGTACTGAACCGTTACCGGTTGCGTGTCCAAAACTGTGCGTTTCACCAGCTTGTTGATCTCCAGTTCTTTCAATTCCCGGCTGAGCATTTTCCCGGAAATTCCCTGTACATCTTTCAATACGTCCGAATACCGTTTCGGATGGAAGCAAAGGGCCGTAATAATGGAAATTTTCCATTTGCCACCAAGCATGTACATCGCATCGTGTACAGCCATAATGGTCTTTTTGCATTCGTAACTTTTTTCGGGAGTAATTGCCATATTTTACTGTTTGTTACCTTTATGTCACTATTACTTTTTGACTCTAAGTGACAAAAGTAAACCAGGTGAGTCTAATTTTGCCATATAAACAAACAAATTTTTACAAAATGGCATTAAATGACGATTTGCAGTGGCGTTACGCAACCAAGAAAATGAACGGACAAAAAGTACCGGCTGAAAAATTGGATTACATCCTGGAAGCAGCAAGATTGGCTCCATCTTCATCCGGTTTACAGCCTTACCGGATTTTTGTGATCAGTGATCGGTCAATCCTTGAAAAAATTCGGTCTTTCTCCTTCGATCAAAGCCAGATCACAGATTGTTCCCACTTATTGGTTTGGGCAGCCTGGGACGGTTATTCGGAAGAACGCATCAGTGGCGAAATGCTGAAAACTTCCCGGGAAAGAGGATTGCCCGATAATGCAACCGAAGACTACCGCAAAATGTTGTGGGGATTATACGAACCTTTGGGACAACAATGGCACCAGGTTCACAGCGCGAAACAGGCTTACATTTCCTTCGGGCTGGCCATTGCGGCGGCTGCTGAACAAAAAGTTGATGCTACACCAATGGAAGGATTCGATCCGGCAAAAATGGACGAATTGCTCGGGTTGGAGAAACTGGGATTGAAAAGTGTGGTGATTATGCCGCTTGGTTACAGAGATCCGGAAGGAGACTGGTTGGTGAACTTGAAAAAAGTACGCGTTCCTAAAACCGAATTTGTGACGGAAATAGCTTAATGATGCTAGGATATCTTGAAAAGACCGGTTCGACTTCAGTTGGGCCGGTCTTTCCTGATTTAAGTGCTTGTATCCGGTTATCACAACATCAAAAATTGGATTAATTTTATCACTGTGCATGAAACTGCTTAACTAATAGTTTATGATCCGGGTACTTCATATCTTCAAAAAAAATGCGGTGATTCCTAAACCCGAATATACACCCGGGATACGGAAATCCTTTTTTGAATGGGGAAATCAATTGGTTTCCCGCCTGGGAATGATTGAGAATAATCATTTGCTTCTGGCAAATGAATATAAGGATCAGATCCATATTTCCCGTACCGGAACCGTTATTATCCAGGATATTATCGGGTATTCCGGGACTTCTGCTAAAAGCGATTACTTGCGGTATGCCAAAATGAACGATATTCCCGGTTGGTATGTAGATAGCTGGCTGAGAAGATTCCCGGAAATAATCACCTTTAATAAAGAAGACCGCATGCAGCAGTTCGAATCGTTTTCATTGAATCTTCAGAGCCTGGAACTATACCTGAAAGATGCCCACAAAATAGCTGATCTGAAATCAGGCAATCCCGTTCTTGTCCGTAAAAACGGTAAATGGGACTTTTCAGCTACCGGTAGAAGACAACGCAACTATTTTGAATCGGAATACATTATTCAATATTTGGGAGAAGTGGAAAACATTGCATTTGTTCCGGAGAATAAATTGGAAATACAGCGTGAAATTCCCTGGAAAACGGCAAAAACAATAGATTTGCGCACACCCTTTTATTAAGCGATGCTAAAAACAGATAGACTAACCCTGAAAGAACTGGAATTAAGTGATTTGAACCAGATTCACGAACTGCATTCCTTGCCGGAAACCGATGAGTTCAATACGATGGGAATTCCGGCCGATATCGGTGTTACGGAGCGTTTGCTGGCCGATTGGCTGGGAATGCGGGAATTGGTTCCCCGTACGAAATACGTCTTCCGGATCGAAGATGCTGCGAACAATTTTATCGGGTTGATTGGTCTTAACCTGGGAAAGCCCCATTACAGGAACGGAGAAATCTGGTACAAGCTTCACAAGGATTCCTGGAACAAAGGATATGCTACCGAAGCAGTGAAACGGTTATTGGAATTTTGCTTTACGGATTTGAACCTGCACCGCGTTGAAGCAGGTTGTGCAGTTGAAAATAGCGCTTCTGTAAAAGTGCTCGAAAAAGCCGGTATGATCCTGGAAGGAAGGACCCGTAAACTTTTGCCGATTCGCGGAGAGTGGAAAGACAATTATTTTTACGCGATTTTGGAAGAGGATTTCTTTGGGATAGCAAATCATTCATGAATCAGCAGGAAACAGTAAGCGTGGAAAAAGCCTTGAAAAAAGGTAGGAGTACGATTACGGTTCCGGCATCTGTAGGATCGAAGGCTATACTCGGAATCTTCATCCTGTTTTCTGTTTTTAAAGTCATTCCCTGGCAGGTCACACTTTACGCGATTCCGGTTGTTTTATTGGTTTTTCCATGGGTATATAAAAGCCGGATGATAACCAAATGGAAATTGTGGGCATACGAATATTGCGCAAACGTTCACGAATTGAAAGCAAAGGCGATCATGCAGGGAATAATCACTGAAACACCCGGTTTCCTGGAAGAATGGTTCCAAAATTCTGCAGAAAAACAGCAATTGAAAATCCTTCAGCAGAAGTTTGCTGTTCCGGATCGCTTTATTGACAGGCCGGATGTTCCGCCCGAAACCATTTTTTATTTTCCCCGGAAAAAACACCTGTTGCCAATCACATTATTGGGCATTGCTTCGGTCATTTCAGCTATCGCTTTTTGTTTGACGGGCAGAGTAGTTAGTTTAATCATTCCTGCCATAACGGTTTGTTTTATCCTCTTCGTTGTTTTTCGGCGAAGGGAAGATATCATTTACCTCGTTTTAACTGAAAAGGGAATGGAAGGATTTGAGCTTCCGTTTACTTCCTGGGCGGTTATTTCCAGGGAGAGAATCATCCGCGGAGAAGGTGAAGATAGCGATTATTTCTATTGGGTGTTTGATGGCCCGGATGGAGAAAAACGGGTGTGCATCGATACGATTGAAATGAAACCGGCTGATTTTTATGACTTGGTTAAAATTTACAGGGGCAGGTTTGAAAAGCAAAGGGAAGAACTGTAATTTTCCGTATGTTCGTTAAATTTACGCATGAAATTTTTGTTGACTTATTTGTTTTTGGTTTCAGTAGTTGTTTCCGGACAAGAAAAAATTACACTTACAAAACTCACCAAATCAGAACTTCCCAAAGAAATCACGTATAAAGGAAACCTGAAAGAAGCTGTTCGCTGGATGGATGAATCGGGAGTGAACCTGGTGGTTACAAGCGAAACGGAAGAAGCCGTCAGCAAATCTGCTCCTTCTGAAGATTACCGCGAAAAGTACTTGTTTGCGCAT
The window above is part of the Fluviicola sp. genome. Proteins encoded here:
- a CDS encoding nitroreductase family protein: MALNDDLQWRYATKKMNGQKVPAEKLDYILEAARLAPSSSGLQPYRIFVISDRSILEKIRSFSFDQSQITDCSHLLVWAAWDGYSEERISGEMLKTSRERGLPDNATEDYRKMLWGLYEPLGQQWHQVHSAKQAYISFGLAIAAAAEQKVDATPMEGFDPAKMDELLGLEKLGLKSVVIMPLGYRDPEGDWLVNLKKVRVPKTEFVTEIA
- a CDS encoding OsmC family protein, yielding MASVTANIKKELYRIEIESPTGNVLISDEPLERGGKDLGFSPTELLASSLAACTSATLRIYADQKGWDLQEVKVEIGLDRDEKENKTIFTRKLQLFGNLDEKQRERLFKVANACPVHKILTNPIEINTEVIP
- a CDS encoding putative quinol monooxygenase, whose amino-acid sequence is MKVYLTAIIKSKPEFTEEVKAVLQNMVIESRKEATCLRYDLHQGVENKNQFVFWEIWESKEALETHNQQPYIQAFREMAAEKLEQAPVISFADRI
- a CDS encoding serine hydrolase, which encodes MKTAALFISALLISSPLFSQENYSGATLEKIKEVENNITGNVIIGNEKPRTIEEQMKLYGVKGMSIAVIRDYKIAWAKGYGWADEAEKRPVTTETLFEPGSISKTLNALGILKLAQEHKLDLNTDINQYLKSWKFPYDSLSKGKKITLAEILSHQAGLTVHGFPGHNRLGDIPTVYQVLDGLAPAVTPAVRSEFEPNLKFQYSGGGTTISQVILTDITGKPYDEWMYENVLKPIGMTHSSYAFPNPDGDLSNYASGYYSDGSPVLNKFRLYPEQAAAGLWMTPSDLCNYIIDMQLALKGGKSKVLNQEMVNLHLSPYNNGPTGMGTFILDIDGAKYFEHGAGNDGFCGQFYGSMEDGYGVAIFLNTDDGTLIYDVIKSVAKAYNWKNFYREPQRKELENEMKVPDNILEKYQGIYLFDDQWASVEWKGGEPYFYTDGRYAKMYFTSVKRFMNREFQAVKEFETDKKGKVTGYTRMVDGKEFPKAVKVENPAKLELPEYLLTSIGWHLMEIKRYEESIAYFKRSVELYPEDLNAKLNLAHVYLFHNDSKNALAIYKANKGKMIRPGYTWEDGLKSDYMYFKEHRYDTKGFDQVFTELKIEKPKGY
- a CDS encoding DUF6157 family protein, producing MKVHTTNYTNTFIAIADDCPMGNGTVPPLKGDALTIANRQFDLISKNPYKYTSDEVLFQVFADKNELAQSEYEAARAQFFSKGQACLRASPLTKRYGWGIHFDHEGKMALYGSESEEYKRYLEDKTLNVVKAMKSSR
- a CDS encoding DinB family protein, with amino-acid sequence MTETTKRLEELLKTGLAYLVNASEAELKYQRAPGKWSKQELLGHLIDSGMNNLQRFTEIQFAEKPYKIRKYNQDELVLANDYQHADISELAEFWLALNRRIAIIMQQQTEETLSFAIGLPDGQLSDLRFLMVDYVDHLEYHVKQILTELPQS
- a CDS encoding helix-turn-helix domain-containing protein, yielding MAITPEKSYECKKTIMAVHDAMYMLGGKWKISIITALCFHPKRYSDVLKDVQGISGKMLSRELKELEINKLVKRTVLDTQPVTVQYELTPYGQKLKPMIDNLALWGSEHRKMIIED
- a CDS encoding GNAT family N-acetyltransferase — translated: MKVAFKLVEHGSEEWKAAVRLREDILRKPLGSYFTDEELEEEKNHIQIVGLVDGEIIATTVLVPENQWMKMQRVVVKEELRSSGIGSEMMAFCEKISSGKGKHRIFCHARDTAVNFYLNNHYLVEGAYFPEDGIPHVKMVKQINNL
- a CDS encoding LysR family transcriptional regulator codes for the protein MQINLEWFRTFKAIYETGTLSAAAKELFVSQPGVSLHLNSLEAFTGYKLFDRSARKMVPTEKGKILYNFILDPIKKLETAEQHFHKRSQSERATISVGMCFETFQYTLEEHIPSLSFNLIIKFGEYPQMQQDLDNGLLDLIVTPHKGSQKNLVYEPFSKERIVLVAGNNTDTEALELFLKSGEIREAGDFLKQQLWYSTAADMEHLKNFWLKNFGEHPDFRPNFIVPNISSIIRCLSDGNGFSVVPDFLCREAIEAGKLHLIWEGTEPWENTLYFGSRKNTMYQAELDQLKYLFKEKWEREWV
- a CDS encoding GNAT family N-acetyltransferase; this encodes MLKTDRLTLKELELSDLNQIHELHSLPETDEFNTMGIPADIGVTERLLADWLGMRELVPRTKYVFRIEDAANNFIGLIGLNLGKPHYRNGEIWYKLHKDSWNKGYATEAVKRLLEFCFTDLNLHRVEAGCAVENSASVKVLEKAGMILEGRTRKLLPIRGEWKDNYFYAILEEDFFGIANHS
- a CDS encoding NAD(P)H-dependent oxidoreductase, whose translation is MEKVFILNGGQHFAHSGGKFNETLTHWTSSFLEQQHYDVRITDINDPYDPVQEAENFKWADVVIYHTPIWWFHVPNLLKKYIDEVFTAGHQNGIYSSDGRSRSNPEINYGTGGLMHGKQYMVTSTWNAPNTAFTLEGEFFDQRSVDDGVLFGFHKMNQFTGMQRIDGFHFHDLEKNATPERIENYRIQYLNHLANKFQSVNTQNHESLSHSNH